AGCAGGAAAATCTGCTTTAGCCTGTTGCAATTGCGCCTCCCATTCATCCGACCAGCCAAATGTTTAAATGAAATGCTCCTTTCAATTTGCTCCAGCGACTCCGCTCCAAAAATTAACAGATTGCGTCCGTTTAAAATCAACTGAGTATTCCTGCCCACATTGAATTAAAAACAGATAATAGCGTTTATTTCAACTACCCCATTGGTATGTAGTAAAACTAAGTCGATATTTAAAGTAGTAAGAGCTAACATATCTTTTTTGTTATCTTCTATTAATTCTTGCCTTTTTCTGCCTATGCCGATCTCTTCCATAAATTGCCTCATCATCCACATCGTCGCTGATACTAATGTTCAAAGCAGTATCCAGCCTATAAGATTCAGGATGGCTGTCAATACTATGATGTAAATCAGCACCCGGTGATTGGCTTTGCTTTTCTTCAACTCCCGTTCTATCGTTTCCTGCCGCTGTATGATCTCCCGCAAAAGCGGTTGGGTGATAGCCGTCTTTTCTGTGAGTTCCTTTATCGTTTGCAGGAAGTCGTTCAATGCGGTGTCCATTGCCGAAGGTTGCTGCGGGTTGCCGATGGTCGTACTTTGCTCTTGTCCTATCGTTTGCTGCGCTAATCGCCGCGCTGTCTCTGCCTTGTTCATAGTCAATGTGTTTTAATATCTCATTCCATTTGAAGCGGTTACCCAATGCCTGTCCGCGTATCTTAAACTCGTTGTGGAAATAGGTAATGCCGCTTACCCTGCCCGTTGATGCCTGGTTGAATAGCAATGAGATGCCATACCGCTCGCAACGCTCGATGATCTCCTGTATGCTGACGCGGCGGGCGGGCAGTAAAAGCGATAGCTTCTCCTGGAGCAAAAGCTTTTCAGATGCCAAGCCGGTCCGGTTTATCATTTCCAGTTCATCCTTTGTTGGCGCACGCCTGGTTATTAAGTTGCGTCGTTCAAGAGATAGATTGTTATCTTGATATAATGTTTCAATGTTATATCTGTCCGTCGGTAGATCGCTACCCGGTTCAACAGATAAATGATTATCGCGATGACCAATATGCATGTTACCGTGATCGCTCTTTTTATAGTTATTTAAATTTGTGGATTTACTGCTGTGCCGCTTACTGGTTACACAATGTGCTGATTCTACCGTTACGAGATTATAGCGTTCTTCCAGCTTCCTAATTATCGCCTCACTTTTCCGGTAGTTATTGCTATCTGAAACAACGCTGCCATCGAAACGAATTCGATTAACTAAGAGGTGTAAGTGTGGGTGATCAGCATCAAAATGGCGGTAGATCATATACTGGTTATCGCCGAAACCGTT
This Mucilaginibacter defluvii DNA region includes the following protein-coding sequences:
- a CDS encoding relaxase/mobilization nuclease domain-containing protein, with protein sequence MIASQKIGKSFMGAFRYNEKKAHNPDKSKRAILLDSNFTAVDHWGIQREVEIVKSLRPSLNRYVYHTSLNFHKDDRLDNKTLLAIAHEYLLANGFGDNQYMIYRHFDADHPHLHLLVNRIRFDGSVVSDSNNYRKSEAIIRKLEERYNLVTVESAHCVTSKRHSSKSTNLNNYKKSDHGNMHIGHRDNHLSVEPGSDLPTDRYNIETLYQDNNLSLERRNLITRRAPTKDELEMINRTGLASEKLLLQEKLSLLLPARRVSIQEIIERCERYGISLLFNQASTGRVSGITYFHNEFKIRGQALGNRFKWNEILKHIDYEQGRDSAAISAANDRTRAKYDHRQPAATFGNGHRIERLPANDKGTHRKDGYHPTAFAGDHTAAGNDRTGVEEKQSQSPGADLHHSIDSHPESYRLDTALNISISDDVDDEAIYGRDRHRQKKARINRR